In the uncultured Methanobacterium sp. genome, one interval contains:
- the feoB gene encoding ferrous iron transport protein B: MVKLPECIEKSDYEKTVSSSPDAEISSQPNDITIALAGNANVGKSVIFNYLTGSDQVVGNWPGKTVDRAEGNLQYHGQKLHVIDLPGIYSFSTFSMEEIVSREYIANEKPDVVINVLDASVLERNLFFTLQLMEMEVLMVVCVNQMDIARGKGFEIDTKKLEKALGVPVVPTVAIHGEGLQKLIKNAVDIARSKKKPDISPEYGGEVEKAVKQLQNFLESENIDLGYSNRWLSLKLLENDPEINKQVESLSERAIGLANYLALELEQIHDEPSFSIMASERYSLANRIAAGAQKQTEYKITISQRLDRILIHPVYGYFTSALVIMGLLVWTFIIGNFLSDLITSALSFFQPVDPALSGPIFAVIWNGAFGGLVAGLTLIVPFVIPFYIMLAYIENSGLLTRVAFMMDSFMQKIGLHGKALIPLILGYGCSVPAIDSTKILETKRERILAAFAITFAPCSARTIIILSLVAVFVSIWWALALYVLDIVIIFVMGKLALKAMPGERTGLIMEMHSLRLPSSSTILKQTWNRVKSLTYLVFPIFILGSALIQLFYVLGILGPISNFMAPLTVGWLGLPVFAGILLIVGIVRKEFVLLTLVSFVGTNLALALTPVQFIVLALIGMLYIPCLSTISILIREFGVKAAGVICAANLVTAIVVGGIVAQLLPYFM, encoded by the coding sequence ATGGTTAAACTTCCTGAGTGCATTGAAAAATCTGATTATGAAAAAACCGTTTCATCCTCCCCTGACGCAGAAATATCATCCCAACCCAACGACATTACCATAGCCCTTGCTGGGAATGCCAACGTTGGTAAAAGCGTTATTTTTAATTACTTAACCGGTTCTGACCAGGTGGTTGGGAACTGGCCCGGTAAGACAGTGGATCGTGCTGAGGGGAATCTCCAGTATCATGGTCAGAAGCTCCATGTAATAGATTTACCTGGAATATACTCATTTTCCACATTTTCCATGGAAGAAATAGTTTCCAGGGAATACATTGCCAATGAAAAGCCAGACGTTGTGATCAATGTGCTGGATGCATCAGTACTGGAGAGAAATCTTTTTTTCACACTACAGCTAATGGAAATGGAAGTTCTAATGGTGGTTTGTGTTAACCAGATGGACATTGCCAGGGGTAAAGGATTTGAGATTGACACCAAAAAGCTGGAAAAAGCACTGGGAGTTCCAGTAGTCCCTACTGTAGCTATTCATGGTGAAGGTTTACAGAAACTCATAAAAAATGCAGTTGACATTGCCCGAAGTAAGAAAAAACCTGATATCTCCCCGGAATACGGTGGCGAAGTTGAAAAAGCAGTTAAACAACTTCAAAATTTCTTGGAATCAGAAAACATTGATCTGGGATATTCCAATAGATGGCTGTCCCTTAAACTCTTGGAAAATGATCCTGAAATAAATAAACAGGTTGAATCATTATCAGAACGCGCAATTGGGTTAGCCAATTATCTGGCCCTTGAACTTGAACAAATTCATGATGAACCATCCTTCTCCATCATGGCCTCTGAAAGATATTCCCTGGCAAATAGAATTGCAGCAGGAGCTCAAAAGCAGACTGAATATAAAATTACCATATCCCAGAGATTAGATAGAATCCTCATACACCCTGTGTATGGGTATTTCACATCGGCACTGGTAATAATGGGACTTTTAGTGTGGACTTTCATTATAGGAAATTTCCTCTCAGATCTAATCACCAGTGCATTAAGCTTTTTTCAGCCGGTAGATCCGGCATTATCCGGTCCAATATTTGCAGTGATATGGAATGGTGCTTTTGGAGGTTTAGTAGCAGGGTTAACTTTGATAGTTCCCTTCGTGATTCCATTCTATATTATGCTGGCTTACATAGAAAATTCAGGGCTCCTAACCCGTGTTGCATTTATGATGGATAGTTTCATGCAAAAAATCGGCCTGCATGGTAAGGCACTGATCCCCCTTATACTGGGTTACGGGTGCAGTGTCCCTGCAATTGACAGTACTAAAATTCTGGAAACAAAAAGAGAAAGAATACTGGCAGCATTTGCCATAACATTTGCCCCCTGTTCTGCCAGAACTATTATTATCCTGAGTCTGGTAGCAGTTTTTGTTAGTATATGGTGGGCCCTTGCCCTTTACGTCCTGGATATAGTGATAATATTCGTAATGGGAAAACTGGCCCTTAAAGCCATGCCTGGGGAACGTACAGGACTGATCATGGAAATGCATTCTCTGAGACTACCTTCCTCATCAACAATTCTCAAACAAACCTGGAATCGCGTGAAATCATTAACATACCTGGTATTCCCAATTTTCATTCTGGGAAGTGCCTTAATCCAGTTATTCTATGTTTTAGGTATATTAGGACCAATAAGCAATTTCATGGCACCCTTAACAGTGGGCTGGCTGGGACTTCCTGTTTTTGCAGGAATACTGTTAATTGTAGGAATAGTGCGTAAAGAGTTTGTGCTCTTAACTCTGGTTTCATTTGTAGGCACCAACCTGGCCTTAGCACTGACTCCGGTTCAGTTCATTGTTCTGGCACTGATTGGAATGCTATACATTCCCTGCCTCTCCACTATCAGCATACTTATCAGGGAATTTGGAGTGAAAGCTGCTGGTGTTATTTGTGCTGCGAATTTAGTCACAGCAATAGTGGTAGGGGGAATTGTTGCCCAGTTACTGCCTTATTTCATGTGA
- a CDS encoding metal-dependent transcriptional regulator produces MSSEKILSENAEEYLEVLYKLSLKERPVKTTNISNMLNISPASVTQMIKKFEKEGYVHYSPYKGVTLTEEGYKIASNITRKHRLLERFLHDVLKIKKEKVHDQACEMEHVLSDDAERALCHLLKNPDECPDDEELIPVCDFKFETCEECRKRKQEEVNQVGKRDKNLVSITDMKKNEKGKVSFIRGDYKVIRRLMDMGITMGAQISVLEVAPFKGPVELLVRGSNLALGRDIAKNVFVEIIRENTPKSGGALSYG; encoded by the coding sequence ATGTCTTCTGAAAAAATCTTAAGTGAAAATGCAGAGGAATATCTGGAAGTTTTATACAAGCTCTCATTGAAGGAACGTCCAGTTAAAACTACCAACATATCCAATATGCTCAATATATCCCCGGCAAGTGTTACTCAGATGATTAAAAAATTTGAAAAAGAAGGTTACGTTCATTATTCACCCTATAAGGGTGTCACTCTCACTGAGGAAGGATATAAAATTGCTTCCAACATCACCAGAAAGCACAGACTCCTGGAGAGATTTCTCCATGACGTGCTTAAAATTAAGAAAGAAAAAGTTCATGATCAGGCCTGTGAAATGGAACACGTGCTATCAGACGATGCTGAACGAGCACTGTGCCACCTTCTAAAGAATCCTGATGAATGTCCAGATGATGAAGAACTGATACCGGTTTGTGATTTCAAATTTGAAACCTGTGAAGAATGCCGCAAGCGCAAGCAGGAAGAAGTAAACCAGGTGGGAAAACGTGATAAAAACCTTGTTTCTATCACTGACATGAAAAAGAATGAAAAAGGTAAAGTTTCATTCATCAGGGGTGACTATAAAGTTATCCGTAGATTAATGGATATGGGAATAACCATGGGTGCTCAAATAAGCGTGCTTGAAGTTGCTCCTTTCAAGGGACCAGTGGAATTACTGGTCCGTGGATCCAATCTGGCACTGGGAAGAGATATCGCGAAAAACGTTTTTGTGGAGATCATCAGGGAAAACACCCCAAAATCCGGAGGAGCTTTATCATATGGTTAA
- the thsA gene encoding thermosome subunit alpha, producing MAQLGQGQGQPIIIMPEGSSRVLGRDAQRMNIMAGKVLAETVRTTLGPKGMDKMLVDGMGDIVVTNDGVTILKEMDIEHPAAKMLVEVAKTQEDEVGDGTTTAVIIAGELLKKAEDLLDQEIHPTTLVMGYRKAAAKALELLNQIAIDASDRETLIMVAMTAMTGKGTEKAREPLAELIVDAVLQVEEDGEVDSDQINIHRIQGATVHDSQIVNGVVIDKSRAINSMPKDLKDASIALLKYPIEVKDLETDAKIKLTDPAQMQAFIEQEEQMLKDMVDKVVASGADVIFCQKGIDDLAQHLLAKAGILAVKRVRKSDMERIGKATGAQVVTNVEELSSDDLGHAGHVYEKKIFDEILIFVEECEDPKAVSLILRGSTKHVAEEVERAVEDAIGVVSATVEDGQVVAGGGAPEIAIARGLKDYADTISGREQLAIAAFAEALEVVPKTLAENAGLDQIDALVDLRAAHEDNFYMGLDVFQGEVTNMKDAQVIEPKRVKKQAIQSAAEAAEMILRIDDMIASTGSGEPDMGGMEGMGGMPGGMPPMM from the coding sequence GTGGCACAATTAGGACAAGGTCAAGGACAACCTATTATTATAATGCCTGAGGGCTCTTCAAGAGTTTTAGGCCGAGATGCTCAAAGAATGAACATAATGGCTGGAAAGGTTCTGGCTGAGACTGTTAGAACCACTCTTGGTCCCAAAGGAATGGACAAGATGTTGGTTGATGGAATGGGAGACATCGTAGTAACCAACGATGGTGTAACCATCCTCAAAGAAATGGACATTGAACACCCAGCAGCTAAAATGCTGGTAGAAGTAGCCAAAACCCAGGAAGATGAAGTGGGAGACGGAACCACCACTGCAGTCATCATTGCTGGAGAATTACTCAAAAAAGCAGAAGATCTCCTGGATCAGGAAATACACCCAACCACCCTGGTAATGGGATACAGGAAAGCAGCAGCAAAAGCTCTAGAACTATTAAACCAGATAGCTATTGATGCTAGTGACCGTGAAACTCTCATTATGGTGGCCATGACTGCCATGACTGGTAAAGGAACTGAAAAAGCACGAGAACCACTGGCAGAACTGATAGTTGATGCAGTACTCCAGGTAGAAGAAGACGGTGAAGTTGACTCTGACCAGATTAACATTCACCGGATACAGGGTGCAACAGTCCACGACTCACAGATAGTCAACGGAGTGGTTATTGACAAAAGCAGAGCAATCAATTCCATGCCTAAGGACTTAAAAGATGCTAGCATAGCACTTCTGAAATACCCAATAGAAGTCAAAGACCTGGAAACTGATGCCAAGATCAAACTCACCGACCCAGCTCAGATGCAGGCATTCATAGAACAGGAAGAGCAGATGTTAAAGGACATGGTGGACAAAGTTGTTGCCAGCGGTGCCGATGTAATCTTCTGTCAGAAAGGAATAGATGACCTGGCCCAGCATTTACTGGCCAAAGCAGGAATCTTAGCAGTTAAAAGGGTTAGAAAATCCGACATGGAACGCATAGGTAAAGCAACCGGAGCCCAAGTTGTAACTAACGTCGAAGAACTCTCATCAGACGACCTGGGACACGCAGGACATGTTTACGAGAAGAAAATATTCGATGAAATTCTCATATTCGTGGAAGAATGCGAAGACCCCAAAGCAGTATCCCTCATCCTACGTGGAAGTACCAAACACGTGGCCGAAGAAGTGGAAAGAGCAGTGGAAGATGCTATCGGTGTAGTTTCAGCCACAGTGGAAGACGGTCAAGTAGTAGCTGGAGGTGGCGCACCAGAAATAGCCATAGCCCGAGGTCTCAAAGATTACGCTGACACCATCAGTGGAAGAGAACAGCTGGCAATTGCAGCCTTTGCTGAAGCCCTGGAAGTTGTCCCTAAAACCCTGGCAGAAAATGCTGGACTTGACCAGATCGATGCACTGGTGGACCTGCGAGCAGCTCATGAAGACAACTTCTACATGGGACTGGATGTATTCCAAGGTGAAGTCACCAACATGAAGGACGCCCAGGTTATTGAACCTAAACGGGTTAAAAAACAGGCCATCCAATCTGCAGCAGAAGCCGCAGAGATGATTCTGCGTATCGATGACATGATCGCCTCCACCGGCAGCGGTGAACCCGACATGGGTGGAATGGAAGGTATGGGTGGAATGCCTGGTGGAATGCCACCAATGATGTAA
- a CDS encoding PsbP-related protein yields MKYAKIYIFLIVALVVFVSGCTSQSGGNNTAGYKTFDKEGISLQYPGNWSEKAIPQNDENLTAQSGFKMLTIILQGDSIDNYTVYMGIGKSNITAGNLSEAADRLYKYYISAEAGDYLNKTNITLKNGYNGFEYVYGGTGASSGKSLDCKTYIFTKDNKTAYYIQFATPRGGFEQYNTIFQSILNTTTIT; encoded by the coding sequence TTGAAATATGCAAAAATTTATATTTTTTTAATTGTTGCCTTGGTGGTTTTTGTCTCAGGTTGTACCAGTCAAAGTGGTGGAAACAACACTGCAGGTTATAAAACCTTTGATAAAGAGGGGATTTCATTACAGTATCCTGGAAACTGGAGTGAAAAGGCCATCCCTCAAAATGATGAGAACCTCACAGCTCAATCTGGTTTTAAAATGCTGACTATTATACTGCAGGGTGATTCAATAGATAATTACACTGTATATATGGGAATTGGAAAAAGCAATATCACCGCTGGAAACCTCTCTGAAGCAGCTGACCGCTTGTATAAATATTACATTTCAGCTGAAGCAGGAGACTATCTCAACAAAACCAACATTACCCTGAAAAATGGTTATAATGGATTTGAATATGTTTATGGTGGTACTGGAGCGTCATCTGGCAAATCACTTGATTGTAAAACATACATCTTCACTAAAGACAATAAAACAGCATATTACATACAGTTTGCTACTCCAAGAGGTGGGTTTGAACAATATAACACCATATTCCAAAGCATCCTTAACACTACTACTATAACCTAA